One segment of Anastrepha obliqua isolate idAnaObli1 chromosome 3, idAnaObli1_1.0, whole genome shotgun sequence DNA contains the following:
- the LOC129242060 gene encoding uncharacterized protein MAL13P1.336-like has translation MAIDQLCLGLHLGCMKKKFVMPLLFLCASLAHHIDGLPQVGHNWSHSPPNAYNNRWQQNIQTTQTNWQSNGGWNWLLANNTGSQIRDRNNYNANSLPRGNGTRQLLGTNYQRQGERLWLNNNQSHPYIQVPGFGNRSSPAAAKQSNSSVSLGTSGTAGWRAPYQELVNNNRSSNQKYDNWAPFHRNLAQNISTTRQPIRSSNHQGGPATAGTWDIGRSKYNSTSGGQIFGVGWHVPGSPLSPSSGFIAPTDPHISANWKSGAGNNSYPFGNSRAPSNTQLIGNNGNAQNATFGKGGTGPINSGYPGAVALGDGHNSQSPHSGFIGSSSYGTPLAPLADGASWNSNALLANVSYPNGHRQPPLSPYANLFI, from the exons atggcCATAGATCAGCTGTGTTTAGGTCTACACCTCGGCTGCATGAAGAAGAAATTTGTAATGCCATTAT TATTCCTATGTGCATCTTTGGCTCACCACATAGATGGCCTTCCGCAAGTTGGCCACAACTGGTCCCATTCGCCTCCCAACGCTTACAACAACCGTTGGCAGCAAAATATCCAGACTACGCAAACGAACTGGCAGTCAAATGGGGGCTGGAATTGGCTATTAGCAAATAATACTGGTTCCCAAATTAGGGACCGAAATAACTACAACGCAAACAGTTTGCCACGGGGGAATGGCACACGCCAATTACTGGGCACTAATTATCAGCGACAAGGAGAACGACTCTGGTTAAATAATAACCAATCACATCCTTATATCCAAGTGCCTGGTTTTGGTAATCGTTCAAGTCCCGCAGCTGCTAAACAATCGAATAGCAGCGTTTCTTTGGGAACAAGCGGTACAGCTGGTTGGAGAGCTCCCTATCAAGAGCTGGTTAATAATAATCGCAGCAGCAACCAAAAATACGACAATTGGGCCCCTTTTCACCGAAACTTagctcaaaatatttcaacCACTCGACAACCGATAAGAAGCAGTAACCATCAAGGCGGTCCAGCAACAGCTGGTACTTGGGATATTGGACGGTCCAAATATAATTCGACATCCGGTGGACAAATTTTCGGCGTCGGTTGGCATGTGCCCGGCAGCCCACTATCGCCCAGCTCAGGTTTTATTGCGCCGACGGACCCGCATATTAGCGCAAATTGGAAAAGTGGTGCAGGCAATAACTCGTATCCCTTTGGGAATTCACGTGCTCCCAGTAATACCCAGCTGATTGGAAATAATGGCAATGCCCAAAATGCAACTTTTGGCAAAGGTGGTACAGGTCCCATTAACTCTGGTTACCCTGGCGCTGTCGCCTTAGGCGATGGACACAATAGCCAATCCCCCCATAGCGGTTTTATTGGTAGTTCGAGTTACGGAACACCACTCGCACCTTTGGCTGATGGTGCTTCTTGGAACTCTAATGCATTACTAGCTAACGTAAGCTATCCGAATGGTCACCGGCAACCCCCGTTAAGTCCTTATGCTAATCTGTTTATTTGA